A single region of the Pectinophora gossypiella chromosome 2, ilPecGoss1.1, whole genome shotgun sequence genome encodes:
- the LOC126378810 gene encoding proteasome inhibitor PI31 subunit isoform X1 — translation MTSVDPMFGWDLTFKTVEKDIKRNSDVLVSFIHWNLTKRGFRTIGIGDERTLTGDEEKSELLPAGWNDKENYTLRYVLDGKLFILHGLNTDGNLIVNLMKCEDLAVSNIALKIDDAVKEVKGSIEKMIPNHKDLMFSIRRDLIDTIVGRIMVTTETQTSRTPSSRGLPVDPLRVPSRPLPQPDTPNLWEPPAGVPNIGRSDLDPFAPLGGGMLFNPFGPNRDIENPGLGIPGGLPRGSVPPGARFDPFGPPGGPMPGRRPNAPDADHLPPPGFNGNDMFM, via the exons ATGACGTCTGTGGACCCCATGTTCGGTTGGGACTTAACATTCAAGACTGTTGAAAAGGATATAAAACGAAATTCTGATGTGCTTGTATCTTTTATACACTGGAATTTGACTAAAAGGGGATTTCGTACAATTGGAATAGGCGATGAG AGAACTTTAACCGGAGACGAGGAAAAAAGTGAACTTTTGCCAGCTGGCTGGAATGATAAAGAAAACTACACCTTAAGATATGTATTAGATGGGAAATTGTTTATCCTGCATGGATTGAATACTGATGGAAATCTTATTGTCAACCTTATG AAGTGTGAAGACTTGGCAGTCTCCAACATAGCACTCAAGATAGATGATGCAGTGAAAGAAGTTAAAGGTTCTATTGAGAAGATGATACCTAACCACAAGGACCTAATGTTCAGCATAAGACGAGACCTTATAGACACAATTGTGGGGAGAATTATGGTTACAACTGAGACACAAACATCCAGAA CTCCTTCATCCAGAGGATTACCAGTTGATCCATTAAGAGTGCCTTCCAGGCCACTTCCACAGCCTGATACTCCAAATCTATG gGAGCCACCAGCGGGTGTGCCCAACATTGGGCGATCAGACTTGGACCCCTTCGCTCCGTTGGGTGGTGGTATGCTCTTCAATCCATTTGGACCCAACCGGGACATTGAGAACCCAGGCCTTGGCATCCCTGGTGGACTTCCTAG GGGATCAGTGCCGCCTGGTGCTCGTTTTGATCCGTTTGGGCCACCTGGGGGCCCCATGCCAGGCAGGAGACCCAATGCACCAGATGCAGACCACCTCCCACCCCCCGGCTTTAATGGCAATGACATGTTCATGTAA
- the LOC126378810 gene encoding proteasome inhibitor PI31 subunit isoform X2, which yields MTSVDPMFGWDLTFKTVEKDIKRNSDVLVSFIHWNLTKRGFRTIGIGDERTLTGDEEKSELLPAGWNDKENYTLRYVLDGKLFILHGLNTDGNLIVNLMKCEDLAVSNIALKIDDAVKEVKGSIEKMIPNHKDLMFSIRRDLIDTIVGRIMVTTETQTSRTPSSRGLPVDPLRVPSRPLPQPDTPNLWGSVPPGARFDPFGPPGGPMPGRRPNAPDADHLPPPGFNGNDMFM from the exons ATGACGTCTGTGGACCCCATGTTCGGTTGGGACTTAACATTCAAGACTGTTGAAAAGGATATAAAACGAAATTCTGATGTGCTTGTATCTTTTATACACTGGAATTTGACTAAAAGGGGATTTCGTACAATTGGAATAGGCGATGAG AGAACTTTAACCGGAGACGAGGAAAAAAGTGAACTTTTGCCAGCTGGCTGGAATGATAAAGAAAACTACACCTTAAGATATGTATTAGATGGGAAATTGTTTATCCTGCATGGATTGAATACTGATGGAAATCTTATTGTCAACCTTATG AAGTGTGAAGACTTGGCAGTCTCCAACATAGCACTCAAGATAGATGATGCAGTGAAAGAAGTTAAAGGTTCTATTGAGAAGATGATACCTAACCACAAGGACCTAATGTTCAGCATAAGACGAGACCTTATAGACACAATTGTGGGGAGAATTATGGTTACAACTGAGACACAAACATCCAGAA CTCCTTCATCCAGAGGATTACCAGTTGATCCATTAAGAGTGCCTTCCAGGCCACTTCCACAGCCTGATACTCCAAATCTATG GGGATCAGTGCCGCCTGGTGCTCGTTTTGATCCGTTTGGGCCACCTGGGGGCCCCATGCCAGGCAGGAGACCCAATGCACCAGATGCAGACCACCTCCCACCCCCCGGCTTTAATGGCAATGACATGTTCATGTAA